A genome region from Physeter macrocephalus isolate SW-GA chromosome 4, ASM283717v5, whole genome shotgun sequence includes the following:
- the RGS2 gene encoding regulator of G-protein signaling 2 isoform X2, protein MPSAMFVAVQHDCGPMDKSAGTGPKSEEKREKMKRTLLKDWKSRLSYFLQNSSSPGKPKTGKKSKQQTFTKPSPEEAQLWSEAFDELLASKYGLAAFRAFLKSEFCEENIEFWLACEDFKKTKSPQKLSSKAKKIYTDFIEKEAPKEMSQFKDSVSFSAHCQIPTPSTLTGTQCQLR, encoded by the exons ATGCCAAGTGCTATGTTCGTGGCTGTCCAGCACGACTGCGGACCCATGGATAAGAGCGCAGGCACCGGCCCCAAGAGCGAGGAGAAGCGGGAAAAGATGAAGCGAACCCT attaaaagatTGGAAGAGCCGTTTGAGCTACTTCTTGCAAAATTCCTCCTCTCCTGGGAAGCCCAAAACCGGCAAGAAAAGCAAACAGCAAACCTTCACCAA GCCTTCTCCCGAGGAAGCACAGCTGTGGTCAGAAGCATTTGATGAGCTGCTAGCCAGTAAAT atggTCTTGCTGCATTCAGGGCTTTTCTAAAATCTGAATTCTGTGAAGAAAATATTGAATTCTGGCTGGCCTGTGAAGACTTCAAAAAAACCAAGTCACCCCAAAAGCTGTcctcaaaagcaaagaaaatatatactgaTTTCATAGAAAAAGAAGCTCCCAAAGAG ATGTCACAGTTCAAGGACTCCGTGTCTTTTTCTGCTCACTGCCAGATCCCAACACCTAGCACCTTGACGGGCACACAATGCCAGCTGCgttaa
- the RGS2 gene encoding regulator of G-protein signaling 2 isoform X1, with protein sequence MPSAMFVAVQHDCGPMDKSAGTGPKSEEKREKMKRTLLKDWKSRLSYFLQNSSSPGKPKTGKKSKQQTFTKPSPEEAQLWSEAFDELLASKYGLAAFRAFLKSEFCEENIEFWLACEDFKKTKSPQKLSSKAKKIYTDFIEKEAPKEINIDFQTKTLIAQNIQEATSGCFTTAQKRVYSLMENNSYPRFLESEFYQDLCKKPQITTEPHAT encoded by the exons ATGCCAAGTGCTATGTTCGTGGCTGTCCAGCACGACTGCGGACCCATGGATAAGAGCGCAGGCACCGGCCCCAAGAGCGAGGAGAAGCGGGAAAAGATGAAGCGAACCCT attaaaagatTGGAAGAGCCGTTTGAGCTACTTCTTGCAAAATTCCTCCTCTCCTGGGAAGCCCAAAACCGGCAAGAAAAGCAAACAGCAAACCTTCACCAA GCCTTCTCCCGAGGAAGCACAGCTGTGGTCAGAAGCATTTGATGAGCTGCTAGCCAGTAAAT atggTCTTGCTGCATTCAGGGCTTTTCTAAAATCTGAATTCTGTGAAGAAAATATTGAATTCTGGCTGGCCTGTGAAGACTTCAAAAAAACCAAGTCACCCCAAAAGCTGTcctcaaaagcaaagaaaatatatactgaTTTCATAGAAAAAGAAGCTCCCAAAGAG ATCAACATAGACTTTCAAACCAAAACTCTGATTGCCCAAAACATCCAAGAGGCTACAAGTGGCTGCTTTACAACTGCCCAGAAAAGGGTGTACAGCCTGATGGAGAACAACTCTTATCCCCGTTTCTTGGAGTCAGAATTCTACCAAGACTTGTGCAAAAAGCCACAGATCACCACAGAGCCCCATGCTACCTGA